A segment of the Devriesea agamarum genome:
GAGCAGCTTGGGGTGCGCCGATTGCACCTTTCCCTCACCCACGACGCGGGTATCGCCTCTGCCATGGTGGTCGCTGAAAGGGAGCGGACATGATTCGAGCAGATTTTCCCGAAGTAGTGCGGGCCGCGGAACGAACCTTCCTCGGGCCCGACGAGAGCGGACCCGGTGCGGCAGCGCGCGCTGCTCAGGAACTTTTCCTGATGCGCCGGGCCGCTTTTTCTATTGCCGTGCACGCGGTGGAGATGCTTCGACAACGCACCGGAGGTATCGCTGGTAGGCGCGTGATCTTGCTGGTCGGGGCCGGGAAAAACGGCGGGGACGCGCTATTTGCCGGGGTGACGCTCCGTGAGCGGGGCGCCACAGTGGTTGCAGTGCAGACGATGGACCGCATCCATGCGGCGGGCCTTGCCGCGTTCCGGGACAGCGGCGGGCAGCTTGTTCCGTGCCCCGACGATCTGGACGCACTGTTCGCTGGGGCTGACCTGGTGGTCGATGGAATCCTGGGCAGCGGTGCCCGTCCGGGACTGACCCCGCAGCTCAGACAGGTGCTTGCGGCTGCCCGGAAAGTCGCTCCGGTGTTAGCGGTGGATCTACCGAGCGGTATCGACCCCAGAACAGGGGCAATTCCTGAACCGGTGGCGGGCGCGGACCTCACGGTGGCCTGCGGTGGTGTGATGGCGGGTTTGCTGTTGCCACCAGCGGATGCCTTGGTTGGGGAGATTCGTGTAGCCGATCTGGACTTCGCCCCGTATCTCCCGGCGGTCTCTGCGGTTCGCCGGTTCCAGGACGATGAGATTTCTGCGCTCTGGCCCATTCCCGAACGTACGGAAACCAAGTATTCGCGAGGCGTGGTGGGTGTTTTCGCGGGCTCTAACGCCTACCCCGGCGCCGGAGTGTTGGCGTGCCTCGGTGCGGTGCGTTCAGGGGGTGGAATGGTGCGCTACATCGGCCCGCAAGCCGTGAAAACCCTGGTGGTTGAGCACCTGCCGGAAGTAGTCGGAGAGAACCCGGCCAGCGCGA
Coding sequences within it:
- a CDS encoding NAD(P)H-hydrate dehydratase, with protein sequence MIRADFPEVVRAAERTFLGPDESGPGAAARAAQELFLMRRAAFSIAVHAVEMLRQRTGGIAGRRVILLVGAGKNGGDALFAGVTLRERGATVVAVQTMDRIHAAGLAAFRDSGGQLVPCPDDLDALFAGADLVVDGILGSGARPGLTPQLRQVLAAARKVAPVLAVDLPSGIDPRTGAIPEPVAGADLTVACGGVMAGLLLPPADALVGEIRVADLDFAPYLPAVSAVRRFQDDEISALWPIPERTETKYSRGVVGVFAGSNAYPGAGVLACLGAVRSGGGMVRYIGPQAVKTLVVEHLPEVVGENPASAIGPHAKKCDAYVIGPGLLPEDATHGAARELCTTAQRAVIDAGALDIVPARDQHGDAGPVRPHVVLTPHAAEAARLAERLGVAHDLAPAVLVKNLARATGTTVLLKGATTLIAPGDDPDALISQSDATPALATAGAGDVLAGIIGTLLAAGVDGPSAAAVGAAVHGRAARLAARVPSLNSGGAVPVQCGYSPEEMPIPLRASDVAAAIPTVLAALRDRHDEGPGQVAAQGTYARDGQVDRRVSSASGGQTIRVGALGRRDLSVRAGHTIRRTRVPRRA